tttaaaaaatatataacttttggaatttttataaatattttgaattttttgtaatttttgttaggagagaccaatttgttcattttcaaaattgacagaGACCAAAGGGGTATTTACACCAACCTGTTATTTGAATTAGTCGAGTAATTTGAGTTGTAAAATTGAACTTGACTTGAACTTGACTAATTTGAATAAATCAATTTGATTAacttaaaattcaatttttttattttttcgaatTGAATTGAGTTTTGCTCACCTCTACACTTTGGTACCTCACCATTAACACTGTTAATCTATGTTGACATGGCACTAACAGCCAATCACACAGTGACATATGACAATCTCTCATTATGACATGTGGTAGGCATAaatacaatatatataaattaatagaaAGTATATTTTTTCATATCAAGAATGAATATGAACAAATGGTTATCTAGGTTCATTTGAATCTAGACAACAACATGTCCATAGTCATTTAAgatgaatttttattaattttgtatttttttaatttttaataaaatattaagttttggatatcattattttaaaattaaaaatataaaaattaataaaaatataaaatatttttcacaaaTGAACTTAGATAATCATTTCTCCAAAATTAATGATGtgcttttagtaattttatatatttttataaaatatcactttttatgttattattattataaaatatataaaatataaaaactaaaacaaacaaatttataaaaaatctaGACagttaaaaacatataaaaagcaTGAGATTAGATCTTCCATGTCTTGCTTACATTTAATGAGATTAGATCTTCCATGTCTTGCTTACCTTTAATGAGATTAGATCTTTTCTTCATTTTCAatactatcattttggtactcttAATGAAAATGACCAAATTTATAATAGAGGTAACATTTAACATTATACTTGGCACACCTCATTTTGCTTAATCTCAAGTAATTTTGTCTTGCATGCTCTTTCACAATTTCTACTTGATGGGTTACCGCTATCACTGTTGCAATTACTATGATCACCTCATCCACATCCTCCTTGGCCAAAGCCATGTCCTCTTCCACTTTCTCATCCTCAACGTCGAACATTTTTATTCTTGTCTCTCGTTTATCTTTTAAATATAACTTAGTTTTAAAAACTTGCTCCAAAGACTCATCTTGTCTTCCATTAAATTATTCTTCTTGATCTTGTAACTCAGTCATTACTTGTTCAACTTCCATACAGTCTAAATATTTTGACACAATGACAAAAACAACTTAATCAAACTTTGGAATCAAGGAAAGAAGAATCTTTACAGTCATATGATTATCTTACAATGTTTTTCCATATGCCTTTATTTGATTCATAATATCCAACATCCTTAATAATaatccaaaatttttttttcaaattacttCATTCGTAAAGTTTCAACTTCATCTTGTAACACTTAGAGCCGTTCTTCACTTTGTCAACTCTTTGAAAGAACTTCGCAAAATTTTCTAAGCTTCTTTTGTAACCACTTTTACAAACATCAATTCTTCTAGACATTAGTGGACGAAGTTGAAGACTTGTTGATCCTTCTTTCTTGTCTTTACCAAAACATCTTTCTCATTTTGCAATAATGATACGTTATTTTGCGAAGAATCATAACCATATCTCATGAGATTGGATAAGATAAACCAAATAATTAATAACATATAAACACGTCTAAATTTACAAAGATAATCAAGAAATTTAAATTACATATCCAACCATGGATAGATCTACACCTATTTTCTTTTTTTGATATCTTAATAACACTTGCATTTAATGATTTCAACCAAGATTTTAATGTTATCTTTGGAACCGACTCttatatgtaaaaattttaaaccaGGTTATAAACCTCCATCAAAAAGAGGCGGTGGTCCTCCATCAAAAAGAGGCGGCGGTCCTCCATTAAAAAGCAGTGGTCGTATCTCGACAACTGCAATGGCTGGTATCGTGGCCGGTGCAACGTTTGCTACTTTGTTGATTGTAGGTATCTTTTGGTGGAATTGCTGTTATAAATTAGATGATGAAATATCCGATGTTCTCTTTGGCGATGAGTTCCAAAATGGAATGGAACTTAGGAAGTTTTCCTTGGTACAAATAGCTAAAATGACCAATAATTTCAACGGTGAAAAACTAGGAGAAGGAGGGTTTGGTGTAGTTTATAAAGGGTACTTAAGGGACTTGGATACTTATGTTGCTGTTAAACGGATTTCAAAGGCCTCTAAGCAAGGAATTAAGGAATTTGCATCTGAAGTGAAGATTATTAGCCGATCAAGGCACAAGAATCTTGTGAAGCTTATCGGTCAGTGTCATGAAAAAGGAGAACTTATACTTGTTTATGAGTTGATGGCTAATGGCAGCCTAGATTCCCATCTTTTTAAAGGTAAAACCTTATTGACCTGGGAAGTGAGATTTAAAATTGTGCAGGACCTGGCATCAGCACTATTCTATCTACATGAAGAAGGTGACCATTGCGTACTACACAGAGATATCAAAGCGAGCAACATTATGTTAGATTCTAGTTTCAATGCTAAACTTGGGGATTTCGGGCTTGCTAGGCTAGTGGATCATGCAAAAGCGTTACAAACCACCCATTTAGCTGGGACTATGGGCTATTTGGCACCTGAATGTGTTTCATCGGGAAAGGCTAGCAAGGAATCGGATGTTTACAGTTTTGGAGTTGTGGCATTGGAGATTGCATGCGGTAGAAGATCAATAGAGCCCAAATATGAAGAATCTCAAGCTTCGTTGGTAGCTTGGGTGTGGGACGCATATGAAAACCAACGGTTGCTTGATGTAGCTGACCCAAAACTATGTATGAACTTTGATGCTAAACAAATGGAATGCTTGCTGATGGTTGGACTATGGTGCGTCCATCCACACCAGCATTTAAGACCGTCGATAAGACAAGCAATTCAGGTTCTTAACTTTGAAGCACCATTGCCGAAGCTTCCAAGTACGAGGCCAACTGCCgcatatgatacacaaatcattTCTGAAATTCAAGCAAGTGAGCCATGTTTTACTGGTATGAGTATTACAGTCCCACGTTAAACTACTATAATTATCATATACATAAAGCTTAAATTGATAAAAGATGTCTATTAACAATAGTTTTTATATCAGTACATGTTTGCTTTTGATATTAAATAAATAGttacaattttaaatttatacaAAAATGGACAATAAGCAAAAATATGGCCGAATTTTTGCGGCCCGAACGAACGAAAATACACATAAGGTAGACCCAATCTGCCATATTTTTGtcattaaaaaaaagaaattaacatAGGGCATATGTGTAAATTATAaagtttttgggtcaaatcgaattattattttttctccGAGGCCTGACTTGAATTGAAAGATGGGTTTTTTGTTGCACTtattttttgggattattttttgTATTCAAAATCTTCTAAATTTTGACTGTTCCGGCAATTAGTTGAACCTCTAAATACGTCTAATGGTTGAATGCAACAATCTTAAATTATGGATTACAAAACAACATAAAATCTTATAAATCTAATTTATCTTTGTAATTAATTCCTCattttcaaatttatatttattataaaatctttataaactaaattatattatattgagagtatttttattattttatatattttatttaaaaataaacacacataattgaatttaaattcatacctctttaatttcttttttttttaaattaacttgaaataaaatcaattaattgATAATTCAAGTAAAGCTTAGCTCTCGTAAATGGAAAAAAATTTCTTCCGGACACAACCGACAACTCTAAGACAAGGCAATTATTTCTATATCATCGATGACtactgtcgtaaccatttttttgtaaAACGGTagtcgacttggattttgaaaatgaaaatgaaaaaactggagtcgccaccaatctttttttgatgaggtgtgatcggatcacctttgattaatcattttaataaagtttaagatttactaaaatgatggtttttggtctgcgaaaatcaaaaaatgagttcgggagtcggttacgcacgaggaagggttagcacccccgatacgcccaaaattggtacctagttgattaattaatgtctcaATGTCGAAAATctaaaaaacttgaaagaatttaaaatacgatctctCTTTGCATTAATACTCTTTAaaaaatgattgaataagttaaaatgGATGTTAAAGACTTCctcatctcgaagtaataaaacgtcatgcccagtaagttaggacatgacACCTCGAACTTTGAGGATGAGCTTGCCTTCACTTAAAATTAATGTATTTTGACCTctttcaaaaggatattcggttagttaggaTGAACGAGgagaatcgaaacccagtaagttagggcacgtttcctcgaatttctgaacaccgagtattgcctctatttgcgaaaaatcttattttgaggtaacaaaatgtcatacccgtaagttagggcatcaCACTCGTATCTctaaaaataaacattttaagACTCAgattataatttaaaagaatattccgttatttaggttaaatgagaaaaatcgaaacccaaagaAGTCAGacacgattatctcgaattacctaatACGAGATATTACTTTTATGGAAGAATcgtttttaatatattaggtaaaaACGTGATTTAGTAAAACATAAACGCAAAATATGGTATTAACATGCATAAGAACATAATAATAAGTGTGACAATGTCAATAACAACGATATGAGAAATTATAAAAGGATGAAAGCAAAGCtagtaatataaaatataaaacaaaagcatgagGTAAATAAAATGATCGAATacgtaagtaaataaataaataaaacatggcaAAATAAAAAGTGACaatgatgatgaaaatgattaaaataatagtaatacaaataataatagtaaaatataataatactaatttaatagtagtaataataataataaagtaatgaataatgataatagtaataataataaagtaaaaaaacaatagtaataataggttaaataagaagaaaaataatatatttacaataacaataaataatgataataacaagTTAAAATAATTAGTAATGAAGTAAcaagtaaataaatataaaaaggaaGGTGTATAATATAATATCTATatgaaattaattagtttaaGAATAAGATGATAATAATAGGGATGATACTAAAATAAAGGTAATAACTATTTGttaagtcataataataatagtaatgatatttaaaatatatgtatataaaaaacaGAGTAAaaggatatatatatgtatctataataataatgataatggaAATAGTAAAAAGAAATGGTATtagaacaaaataaatataagtataaatataatgataatagtaataatgataataataaaagatgaataataataataataataataataataatacaaatactaataataataataatacgtgCAGAGAAAACACGAATAATCTAGATTTTAAAATATACgtgtatatatgtacatatatataaaagtacTTAAATGGAATATTATACAAAATGTTAAGATAATAACATGAAAATTCCAAAACAATGATTTTTCAACAAGGCAAAACCAATAAAGCAATCTCGgctaaaagagaagaaaaaataaataaataaataaataaaaatagtaataaaaaataaaaaataaaaaattgaatgaatCCTTTTGGAAATAAGAATTGAATAGATAATAAgcctaattaaaataaatttaaaatgaaagggGCAATCTGAAAATAACGAAACCAACATGGGGGACCACTGTGTAATGTGCGCAAATGCACAATGACTAAAACTGGAAATAATCCAGGTCCCATAATGTAATGCTTAGACGCGGACCGAATTGCCAACATGGGTAAATTTTGAAGCCAAATTAAAAAAAGGAAGTGAAATAAATAAGGCATGGTTGAGTGCTTGCGCAAAGGGGGAGGACTCAATGCGAAATTCCCCCATTTTCAACTTAAAAGGCCTGTTAAACAGGTTGAAATGCGGGCCTTcctttttacaaataatttaaaacccctttttatttcctttttcaaatgCCTTTTAACTAAAAAAATCTATAACCCCAAAATCAATAAACAttacaaaaaaaacaaaaaggaaagaaaaaggggaaaCCCAAAATGTTTGCCCCCATTTGGTCTGCCGTTCAACCACCGTCAGTCCACCATGAACGATGGATGGTGGTCTACCATAGCATTCCCCTTATGCCTTCATTTAAAGCCCAGTTTCAAGGCTCATTAATTTCGACCTCAAAACCCCTTCTCAACCTTCGACGCTGGCGAAGAAGACGAGGATTTGGTGACTCGTTCGCAAAGTAAGTCTTCTATCTTCTCTTTATTATACTAAAACGCATGCAAAGCAAAAAGAAAACGAAATAGACCCGAGAAAAACAATGTACAAGACTTTTGaaatcaacctttttctttttgattgctctttttttttatatttcaatcTTTGTGTGTATAAAAATACAatgtttttttttccaaaattcccCTATTTTCAATCGGTTCTCTCCCCCCAAAATACAATCGATCTCCCCCTTTTTTACAATCGTTTATTTCTCGGCTTTATATACGATTACAAAACTAGGAAAATATTATTTATCTTTGTCATATTCTGTTTGGTCTGCTTCTATCTTTGCAGGGTATGGAGGTGCCAGGTAATGGTGCTTGCAGAGGCGTGGGGTGGCAAAAGGCATGGGGTGGCTAGGCAGCATGGGGGTGACCAGGGTTTTtccttttttactttttttttattggtTTAGGCTAGAATTAGTGGTTTGGGCTGATGTAATTTGGGTTTAGGCTTTTTAGTTTGGGCCGGGCataattgggcttgtacagctgcccctctttgctcattgtcgtgtaatgagaatagagcaaagactttcaggAAAGACCAATTTGCCCGGTCGCCGAGTCTGACTTTTTTTGTGCTCTCATTTTAttatgctccactgcaacttcgggGAGATAAGTCTTGCTATTTTAACCCGCTCCATTGTAACTTCAGGAAGGCAATATctactatcttcaacttgttccctgcGATTTCAGGAATgccatgttgatatcttcgatctgctctctgtcaaaatggagatgccagacttcgatttgttctctgacaatacagagatgccaaatcatcttagacttgctttagcgtaatcatctgaaggttggatctgctatgtatctgctctccattGAAGTAGAGATGccagacttcaatttgttctctaacaatacagagacgacaaatcatcttagatttgtttcaacataaacacgtgaaagccaaatcagctatatcttcgatttgttccttgtaacttcagagagacaagatctgtaattttcagactattaccctactgcttagggatttatggtctgtaaatttggcttgttaccctactgcttagggggttaaagctcattatcttcgatctgtttccctactgcttagggtgataagatctatgaacttcagcttgttaccctactgcttagggggtcaaAACTCGTCACCTtcaatctgtttccctactgcttagggtgctAAGGCTGGTAAATTCGGCTttttaccctactgcttagggggttaaagcccatcatcttcgatctgtttccctactgcttagggggttaagatctgtaaatcttcagcctgttaccctactgcttagggggttaaggcttataaattcggcttgttaccctattgcttagagTGTTAAAGGCcatcatctttgatctgtttccttactacttagggggtcaagatctgtaaatcttcagcctgCTACCCTACTGATTAGGGGGTTAAAGccaatcatcttcgatctgtttccctactactcagggggttaagatttgtaaatcttcagcctgttaccctactgcttaggggtttaaggtccatcgccttcgatctgtttccctactgcttagggggttaagatctgtaaatttagcctgttaccctactgcttagggagataaggcttgtgaattcaacctgttaccctactgcttaggggtttaaggtctgtaaatttggcttgttatcctactgcttaggggttaaaGCCCTTCGTCTTTgatttgctccactactgcttagggagacaagatctgtaattcagcctgttaccctactgcttagggagataaggcttTGAATTCACCGATTCCACTGCACTGTCCTCTGAGGAACATGATCTGTAAAATTAGTTTCATGCATCTatgtttatgccaaataattaggacgctatgattgaaatgaatcaaatgttcctaactAAATGtaatgcttatgtcaaataattaggatgccatgatcaaaatgaatcaaatgctcctaactagatattgctatgaatgtgtcaaataattaggatgctatgatcgaaatgaatcaaattttcctaattagatgtgttatgaatgacatatgaatgaaaatgatccctttaaaaaggcttaaggtatcatcgcTCGTTGTTCATCAGGACATTATCACTGACGTATTATGTTGCCATTTTGTTCGGTTGGtattcttgacagaaaagtcgaagaaacaatcacattttgctcagcaagcttgccccGCTGTGATTTCAGAGTTCCTTTCACTGTACCTTTtgggacataaagtttgtgcCTCCTACTGCAATTTCAGAGGAATAACATTTGGCTTCTTCCATCCATTCCGCTGCAACTCAAAGGCATAGGATTTGTATCATCCTCAATCGATTCGATCATTGCACTATACCCTGggtgtaatgaccagatgtaTATGAATGCAGAGTATCATTTGCTTTTCTCGAGAATGACCCCCTTTTACACTTAGGCTGACATTGCTCATCAtttgtcgaggttgtatcactgacgaaatgtcttgtcttttggttcaaccaataaagagtccaaaaagataatatttccaacccttggACTTagtgagttctaaacaatagtcctgtttgaggttcttgtattatttagaaacttctagagtaatatgcaaaacttcttttgtaaaagtgttattagtccattaatcgttattttaatgcaaaatgcttgaaaaagatcaaaacaatAAACAAGAAGGAAATTAATTAGGAGCATGGCtcgaaatggataaattaatcaaagattgcaaatgcaataagaaggaaattAACTCAAAACGAATAAGTTAATCAAATATAGCAAATTCAAAATGGGTAGAATAGAAAactagatgccctagatatcgcagcttgagcttctctgtaccaactcCTTAAGGACTTTTCTGAGCTCAATACGTGTTTAGGGGATTCGAagcactttgttgatgccccaagacgtagcatacttcttcattgttaattcaggtaTAGCAAAGACTGTTGTATGCCCcattttgatccaaatttgagtcgccctttccgagttttcaactcaagtcccctttggtctcaaagcgccctttgcaggttttcgCTTTGGCCTctctttttcttctatttttttctttctttcttcttttttttttgaaggtctcaaagcgccctttgcgggtttttacCTTGGCCTCTCATTTTCTAGGTGAAATACTTCTTGACGAAATCTGAATTCATCGACTTGGGCAAATATTTGCCAATCCCTCTCGATCAACACTGATGCCCCTCCAAAATAGGTCTTCTTTACTGCATAAGGTTCTTCTTAGTTCGACATCTATTTTTCTCTGAAGTCTTTTATATAGGAGGGATCTTTTCATTATCAAGTTCCCCTCGTGGAACTCTCTAGGATGAACCTCTTCATTGTAAGCTAACATCATTCCTTGGACCATGACGGATGGCTTTCAACCTCCTTTCTTCcaattcaactgatcgtatcgggaTTGCCTTATCCACCTTCAGGTCTGACAAGACTCAGAGACAAGAAATCTCTtctttaaaagtatttttatcCCATAGACTGATGAAATACGTTGCCCCAGTGAAGGTCTTGGCCAACGTTCGATGAGCATAGAGGGTAAATGGTGACTTCttatgccaatctttacaagtctcagACATAGTAatctccatctttgggcatattgcctgaagctctcactttacttcttttccatattctgtAGTGTAATTCTATCAAGCACCATGTTAGTCACGTGGCCATACTGTTTCATAAAAGCCCGTGCTAAGTCTTTCCATGAATTGATTTTAGCACGACTTAATTTATTGTACCATTTAGCTGCTGACCCGATCAGGCtatcttggaagcaatgaatTAATAATTGGTCGTTATTAACATATCCCGTCATCCTTCGACAAAACATtgtgatgtgagcttcaggacaactagtcccattATACCTTTCAAACTCGAGTCTTAAATTTTGACGGAGTACTAGGTTAGGGATCAAACTCGGATCCTTGGCATCGACCCGCGATGGTAATCATTCTCTATCACTCTAAGTTTTTCTTCCAACCACTCGTGACGATCTTCGAGTTGTCTTGCCAGTTCAACCTTTACTTTTCTATTCCTTCCATTTCGCTCTAGATCGAACTTCATGATTGGTTAGACTGCTCCTTGGATTGGAACCCGAGCCCGTCGGGTAGTTCATGGGTGTCGAGGTACCGACTGATGTTGTTGTGATCGACAAAGAATAGGTGCATCTTGTGGACATGTCGATCATTTATCGGGGTGAAACCCGGAGGGTATAGAGGTTCCTCATTGTCCTCCCCAGCATTGATCATGGAGTTTTTTCCTTTTCCTAGCCCCTTAGTCAGTAATTGGGACAACTGATTCATCGTATTCCTTTGGGCCTCTAGCATTTGGTCCCTTATATCTTGTTGGATCTTCACCGTTGCTCTTGCATTTGCGTTGTAATTGGTCTTGCATTTCTTTTGAAGTTGTTCAAGTCTTTCCAATCTTTGATCCATATCTTTTATCCTTTTTCGTGTACCGTAAAGATGCCTAGTCGTTTGACCTTTGTCAGTTCCTAGGCTAACTAAAATAATTTCACCTAATTAGGGTTCTTTTAGGGAAAGTCTAATGCAagcaatgcaatgcaatgcagatgcatgaaatgaatgcaaaagaaagaaaggcaTTGATCctgaattcaatttcattagaacaacttttctagaaaacaaattcctttacataaaacggactacATATACGGCCTTTCTCTCATATTCCAAGTGAAAACACCTATCTTCCTCTTCATATCCGGATCTTATGGTCAAGTCTTACGAATTTTCTAAAAGATGTCTCCATTAACTCC
This is a stretch of genomic DNA from Gossypium arboreum isolate Shixiya-1 chromosome 11, ASM2569848v2, whole genome shotgun sequence. It encodes these proteins:
- the LOC108481506 gene encoding L-type lectin-domain containing receptor kinase IX.1-like is translated as MAGIVAGATFATLLIVGIFWWNCCYKLDDEISDVLFGDEFQNGMELRKFSLVQIAKMTNNFNGEKLGEGGFGVVYKGYLRDLDTYVAVKRISKASKQGIKEFASEVKIISRSRHKNLVKLIGQCHEKGELILVYELMANGSLDSHLFKGKTLLTWEVRFKIVQDLASALFYLHEEGDHCVLHRDIKASNIMLDSSFNAKLGDFGLARLVDHAKALQTTHLAGTMGYLAPECVSSGKASKESDVYSFGVVALEIACGRRSIEPKYEESQASLVAWVWDAYENQRLLDVADPKLCMNFDAKQMECLLMVGLWCVHPHQHLRPSIRQAIQVLNFEAPLPKLPSTRPTAAYDTQIISEIQASEPCFTGMSITVPR